From the genome of Solanum lycopersicum chromosome 12, SLM_r2.1:
TCCTTTCAACCATCTCATCAAAAACTTGTCTTGACGACTCAACATTCAAGCACTTCCCATATGCATCGACGAATGCATTCCCAATAGCCACTTGACAATCCAAACCCACTTTAATCACATAACAATGAATCTCACTAACCATTATCCCATCTTCCAGCACTGCACAAATAGGCAATACACTCACAACACTTACCACATTCGGCTTAAACTCAGACCACATAACCATCTCCCTAAACACCCCAATACCTTCAAAATAACACCTATTATCCGTGAACACCCGAATCATACTGTTCCATGAAACCAAATCCCTTTCAGACATTTCATCAAATATCTTCCCCGCACTCACCAAATCACCAAAACTCCCATAAAACAACATCAATGTATTATTCACAAACACATCATAATCAAAACCCAATTTCATCAACAACCCATGAACCTCCAACCCTTTTCGAACCTCACCAAAATCAGTACAAAGCTTAATCACAAAAGGAAAAGTATGATCATCTGGCACAACCCCGCTTCTCAACATCCCATTATAAACCTCAAGAACACCCACCACACCCAAAATAGTCTGAGCTCGAATAAGGGTGTTGTACAGAAACGCCGAACGGGAAAAAGGGAGACTTTGGTAGAACATTGTCCGTACGATTCTTGGGTCTGATGAAAAAGCGGCGTAACGGAGAATGAGAGCTGCGGAGATGGAAATGCTGAACGGAAGAAAGCCATTGATGATGGAGAAAGCGTGAGCTTGTTGGGTTTGAAGAAGGGATTTGGTCGTGGAGCAGAAATTGAGGAGATCTTTTTGATAGGATTGTGATGATTCAGTGAGTGTTTGTAGAGATTTTGTGAAGAGGAGAAGAGGAGAAGAAGCTATACGAAAAATTCGAACATGGTGGAACATTAGGTGTAAAGGAAACTAAAGAAGACTCATTCATATGAATATATGAGTTTAGGTTATATATTTACGAGTTAATAGTCGAAAACACACCTATTTGCAGAGCCCCAAAAACCAACAGCCCCCAAACACACCTGCTGTCACTTTGCAGCCCCAAATACCAACTGCCCTTCCTCTTCACGGCATACTTCCCACAAAAATACTTGCTGTGCTGAGTTCTGCGTGCTGATTGGTCAGCCCTTCTTGGTCATCTTAGCCCCATAAGGAAGCAAAGAGGGTTGAAGAAGACTACCAAGCAGCGGCAGCAAACCCTGTCTTTCAAGAATAAGGGATTACTTCTATTGTTGGAGATTCATCCCCTAATAGGTAAAAATCGAATCTTTGTACACTTCATTGAGTTTCTTTGAGCTTGTGAACTTTCTTTAGCATTTAAAATTTAGCATCTTTTGGTTGATTTCTTActgtatttgaaaaaaaaaaaaaaaaaaactcattcttTATCCACTTTATATGAGTTTAGAGTTAATACTGATAATGGAGCTCCCACCCGAAGAATTCCTCCTTCCTAATTTGTGGTGTTGGGTGAGGCCTAGTGGTTAATGAAGAAAATTGAGCACACGAGGTCTCGGGTTCTAATTTGAGCATAGACAAACACTAGGTGATTGTATTCATGTGCTCCTAGTTTGGTGGATAGAGTTAACTTGTACCTGGTATTTGTTGCTACTGGGAGGTGGTAGGTATCCCGTAGAATTAGTGAAGGTGTGCGGAAGTGGGTTCGGAGACCATGGTTATTGAAAAGAAACTGTTTTCGGTGTACAGCTTCTGGAGAAGATTTATCTTATCTTGCTTTTTAGGCATTTCAAGGTTCGGTCTTTTCCATTAGGAGTAGTACTTCTCACTAGTCTTGGATCAAAACTGACCCACTTTTGCTAAATAGGATTATTAAGGTTCAGGAGTATATAAAACTTTCCGAATTTTTCTCCTGGAGCCTAAGTGTGTTCTAGAAAAGGGAATATATTAGTTATTAACTCATTATCGTTATACTAAGCACAACGCTGGTAGTTATCTTTCACTGCTGGTTGATATTTTGGGgagagtatattttttaattcgTCAAATGAAATTAGCTTAAATGAAAGTGGGGATTCATATAGGGGACCCCAACTTGTTTGGGACTGAGGAATAGAGTAGCATTAGTTGTAGTTGTAGTGGTTGATTTGTATGCATGTCTAATGATTTAtggaaataaaaatactttGCTTCGACTTCGGATTTTGGGTAAAATGCTAATCCATCTATGCTCCGACCCAGCTTATTTATTGTTTTGCTCAGGAATGACATTAAAGGGCAGTTTAGTTCAAAAGATAGGTAATGCAATTATGGAAGTCGCAAGGAACAAAGGCTCAACATGGTGGTACACACCTCACATGGCTGCAGCATCTCGTGCCATAACCGAACGGGTCCCATTGGTTGATATTCTCCTTGAAGTCAGAGATGCTCGGGTATGTATAAACCCTATCCTTCATGAATCTTTTCCTTTAAATTGTTGCCGCTACATGTTTGATTAAACGTCAGATCAAGCTTGCTAGTATTACTCCGTAAAACACTTTGTTTTGTGATGTGGTctttgaataatatattatgtttgtgaATAAGCTATTTATTCTTTTAGACATGTGTCCTCTTGTCAACAAGTGTTGACCTCGCATGAATCCATCCTGCATGATCTGTTCATATCAATTATGAAAAATTGGGAAGTTCGGCTTTGTGTAGTGCGGTTTGTGGGTTGGAGTTCAGCATATCAAGAAGTATGCACCATTTCTGTGATAGACCATTACTATTGGCCTCTTTTGGTAGATAACCAGCTATTCGTTATCATCCAGGGCCTTTTTCTATGTTGATTTGAAGTATCAAAACAAATACACAAGTGTATATAGAATGAgcataaagaaatttaaaaaagaaaggaaaagtaACATCATTGCTagatatattgatataattgtCAAGTTCCTAAAGGTTGACCGAGTAGTTCAGGCATATTAGTAGAAACCTGAAGGCTCAAGGCTTGAATCTCAGCTACAACACTTGTGGTGAGCCCATCTTCTCCATCCTTGATGGAGTGGTGCTCGACACCTGTGCTTGTGGATTGTAGCTGACTGCTTGGTATATTTAGTAGAAGATTATGCAAGTTGGCTCAAACACCACCACCAATTCACCACAAGAATAACAACCCAGTGTAATctcacaagtggggtctggagAGGCTGGTGTACAGTGTGTACGctaaccttacccctaccttgtgaAGGCCTCAAACACCACCATCATGTATGAAATTGAAAACTTGGCACAATTGTCTATGGCATTCATGGGGAGTATTTCGTTATGAACTCAGTGATAATTCGATATATGTTCAATCATGTCCCAGTTCCTTTGTTTACGAGGATATGCTTGTATAACTATcctctaattttttattcttatatttcCGCTTTGGCTTTTCTCAGATTCCTTTATCATCAGCATGTGAGCTAATTAAGCATCATTCGCCTTCCTCGAGGCGCATTATAATTCTGAACAAGACAGATTTAGCAAATCAAATTCAATTAAAGGTGATGTCTTGCTCTTCACTTTTTTAGTGAGCTGGCTGCTGCTTCTCTTGACAATTATTCATCTAGCTGATTCCTCGATACCCCCTTCTCTAGCCACACCTTAATATGATAATGAGCAGCATACATGATAGCTTTTTGTTGTTAGGCATTACTTCCAGTCCCAAATTATTGCAGATTTTGTCATATATCCTTTTTGCTTGCATCTGTTTACATGTAcagatatttaaatttgtttccTGCAGGAATGGCTGAAATACTTTGAGGAACAAAAGTCTCTTGTTTTTGGAGTCAATTCCCATAATAAGGATAACATCAAAGAGGTAATCATCTGAAAGTTTTCTGCAGTAGATCGTGTTCTAATTTGCAAATTGTTCTAATGTAGCAACACTTGTTGGTTTAATGTCATGTTGGTAAATTGTTGTTCTCAACATATACAACACATAGATCAAAAGGTACATACAGGGTGACTTAAGCCTGCATAGAGTTGAACTTAAATGTTGAACATATGAGGTCAATGCTCTAACAGTATGCAAAGTTTCAGTATAAGGAAGTACTATGAAAAAGGTGTAGGCCTTGATGTTCATCACTAGTTAATCCGAAGACCTTTTATTTCACATGTGGTGCTCATTTGCATCAGATATAAATCTTGACATGTTGCAGACTTGCAGTTACTGAACTTTCTGCGAGCCAGAGTTCGAGAATTATCAAAGATTGGTCATGGGGATCAGACAATCACATTAATGCTTGTTGGCATTCCTAATGTTGGGAAGTCTGCCCTTGCCAACTCATTGCATCAAATTGGAAGGATCAGTGCAGCAGGTACATCAACTTTTAGTACAAATTATTAGTTGTTAAGTTCTTGAAGCtgttttctcatgttttaaAAAGACTCTCTCTATAGTATAGAACTTATCTAACTCAAATATCCTGAAACATTCTTTGTTTTATAGAGAAAGGAAGACTAAAGCATGCCATAGTGAGTCCTCATCCAGGAGAGACAAAAAATATTAGCGGATTGAAGGTATTTCTTTCTTATATGTAGAAAcacagtttttttttcttttaaccaggcaagttctgaACTAGAGGTTTGGATTTTACGCGTAGTAGCTGGGCTTGTTTTTCAGCTTACAGGGTTATAGCTTTCCTGTTttctatttgatttttgtttttgcatAGTCATATCTTGATGAAACTACTTTTACAAAATCAGATCGCTAGCCATCCTAGTATTTATGTGTTAGACACCCCTGGTGTTTTCCCGGCTGAGATTCTCGATGCAGAGGTGTGCTCCAATCTAGCTTTAACAGGTACAATTTCCAAAACATTATCTGCCGCCAACATTTTGGATTTTCATCAGAACATAGTCACAAATTGCAATTCTCTCACAGCTCCTGCTCCTCTTGTTAACTGATGGAAAAAAAGAAGGAATGATAGACAAAACACTGTACACAAAGAGAAAGTACCATGACAAGTGAGGAAGTGGAAAATGCGGAAGTGAGCTACCAACTGATAGATATTCTATGTTCCTTTATTCTTAATGCAGGTGCTATCAGAGATTGCTTGGTCGGGGAAGTGGATCTTGCGGAATATTTTCTATCCATCTTTAACGTGAGTAATGAATATAAGAAATGGGCCAACTTGTCATTATCAGGCGCTGATGATTGTTCCGAGTTAGAGAGAAAACAGAAGAGACAATATTTAACAGATCACACACAGGTAAGCAGTTTAAAAGGAAATGTATTATAACGTCTTTCTTTCCTCTTCGCTATATGCAAATCATAAGCTCCATTGCGTACTAAGTACCAACTGTATGTCAAGTTCGAGTTGAATTTGCTCATGTCCTGCATTTCGAATGATAAGCTCAACAATCATTGTTATTACGCCTTTACAATAGACTTTTGTTTCCCCGAAACCAGTTGAATTATTTGTCAGGCAAAACCAGTCAGTttaaaataacatgttcattGTGGTTCCCTGCCTTATATATATCCGGAAAAAGGTATGATTTCCGAAATCCCCACGTTAACAATAATGTTCGGAGTGGGTATGCATTTTATGTTTTGTCAATAGCCTTCAATTTTATGTTTACAATCTCTAGCAGATCTAGCAGAAAGAAAGACAATAGTCCTTTGACAAATGAGAATACTTCAGGGCTATGTTtctcagactcttcaaaaatatctaCGTATCTGATCCTCCAAAAGCTATGATattttggaggatccgacaACATCTTTTGAGGGTCCGAGCAACATATCTTCAGGAATGATCTAGTTTTTAACAATGTGCCTATGTACATAGCAACATATGGTtacaaaatttgataatttgaaTGTTGAATAAGTGGGACCTCAGTAGATCCGTAATCGTCAAATTCATGTCAATCAACAACTATTAAGCAATGGAACATGAAATTGTCAAGTTTTAGCTTCGACTTTTATCAACTCCTTGTTAGATATGACATCTCTGATTACTCATACAGGACTTCATTGTGAACAAAGTTCGAAGAACGCTTTTTGAAGCAGTTTCGTCTTTCAATGGCAATCTACACGATGAGGAAATTATGTCACGGCTCATCAAAACAGAGTTTGCTGTTCTTCGCGATGCTTTTAATTTACCTCCTGATTCGGATGATTATGTTCATAAAGTGGCTGCTAAGTTACTTAATCTGTATCGTACTGGAAGGCTTGGTCATTATACTCTAGACCTTGCTCCAAATAATAACTAAGGAGAAGTCTTATACGCGAGTCATGACAGTCTtggttgaggtgtctaaatgaaagacGTGACAACTTGAGGGGACTGTCTATGTATTCGACTACTTTGGTTTGAGAATTGTAATGGATGGGTAACCTGATAAGATAATATACAAGTCAGCTATGGAAATGGCTTCTGTTGTGGATGCTCCGATTGTGTTGCTATAGGGGACTCCCTTCACTGTGATATCAAAGGCGCAAATGCAGCTGGAATTGCATCAGCGTTTATCACAGGCTGAATACATGCTGCTGAACTTGGACTTGGCAATTTTGGGTAAGTCAGGGATGATGGTACTGTTGTACATACTCTTGCCTTGAAAAACAATGCATATCCTACATATGTACTCCCTCCATTTACATGGTGAAGAATGCAGTATTCACTTTGTACCTCTTTTGGTTTTGGTGTTAACCATTGTGCTTTATCTTGAACCATTTTATCTTGGTGGAATACAAGGATTGTTATGATCAAGTTTTAAATTAGTTGTTGTTATTATAGGTAATGTGACTTATATGAAAAATGGCACTAATTTTTAACTGGTATTGTTGCAAGTCTTGTGTTAAATATACAAGAGAGAGAAGGGGCAGTTATAGCAGTCTTTGATACCAAACTCTTTCATCACCCAAAACTTAACAAATGTCCTCTGTATAAGACTGTGATGAGAACAAGCACAAAGCATTCCTCCCAACATTGAGCGGAATAGTCAAGGTAGTCAAAGCTAACTCAAATACCGCGGTACATGGAAAAAAGTACACAAACAAGCAGAAAATACGCAGAGATTCAACAGGTCTtagcctttttttttaataaccatGATGTTCGAGCTAGCTCCTCAACACGTGTGTGTAGCACGTGTAATCCGAGTCATGTACTATACACGTGTGTTGCATGTGTATTCCGAGTCATGTACTATGTAATCTTGTATAATGATTATTACAATAAAATTGAGTAAATACTATAATTTTGAATCTAATATAACTCTTATAGCTACACTCAACAATTTCATCTTATGTAGTGCTTTTGACAACCTTGCTGATTCTTTTGCCTTCTCATAAGGATTTTGTATTCTAGTTCTTCAGCAATCCTACAAAGCCAATCGGGATTTCGAGCTGAAACCATTAAATATGCTATAGAGAATCCAATAATAAGTCCACACACATATCCCATAAGAACTACTCTCCAGTTGAGTTCACTCAGAAATGTAGAATCGCTTTCTTGTTCCAACTCTGTCATGTTGTTTGTTTTGGGCAACCTGCTGCAACCACCCGAAACAGGAACTCCATGTAACCCATCATTACCTTCATAGGAGTTATTCTCGAATGTAGCAAATTGACGTCCTGTTGGGATACATCCTTGGAGGTGATTGTGAGAGAGATTCAAGAATTCAAGAAATGTAAGTGATGTAAGTTGATTAGGTATCTCTCCTTCGAGATGATTAGCTGATAGGTCTAATGATTCAACTGAAGATAAATTTCCAAGTGATGGCGGTATATAACCTTGCAATCCATTATGAGATAAATTCAACACGCGAAGTGCAATGAGATCTCCCATAATACTTGGAATGCGTCCTTCAAATCTGTTATTTGAAAAGTCAATAGTGACGTACAAAGACAAGATTGAATCAACTTCAAGCTCCAGTCCCTTTGTTACGACAGCTACTGAGTCTTGGTAATAACCGCCTTCTTTATTATTTGGATCCTCCACAGTTTGATCAACTCTCTTCATGGCTtcgaaattttgaaaaagatttgCAGGTAACTCTGCAGTAAATGCATTGCTAGCGAGGTCTATGATTCGAAGCTTAGGAAACAAGTTCTTCATGAACCTTGAAGTTCTGATGGGTCCATGCAATTTATTGGATCTCAAACTTAACACTTGTAGCTCCGGCAGAGTCCCCAACCACATCGGGAATGTGTCATTGAGGAGATTAGCTCCTAAATCAAGAACTTCCAATCGTTGGCAATTTACCAAGGATCGTGGAATTTTCCCCTCTAGCTTATTGCCATGCAAATTGAAGCTTTTAAGTGCTCTTCCAATGCTAAAATTGCTTTGAAAAGTACCAGAAAGATTGTTGTGCTGCATATCAAGAATCTCAAGATGATCACTCATGTTGCCAAAACATTGCGGAATTGCTCCCTTCAGATTGTTTCTACCCAAATTTAGAACTTGTAGTGATTTTAGATTGCAAATAGACAAAGGGAGTTCTCCACTGAGATTATTTTGTGACATCATTACAAGCTGGAGAGTAGTGATATTACCTAAGCATTGCAGAATTTTTCCTTTCAAGTTGTTTCTCGACAAATACAGGATTGTCAGTGATGTTAAATTGCAAATAGATGGAGGAATTTCCTCAATCAGATTGTTGTCATTGAGAAGCAGAACTTGCAAATTTTTCAAGTTGCCTAGGGAAGTAGGAATAGAACCAATAAGAAAGTTATTCCTCAAATCTAGACGAGTAAGAGACCTTAGGTAGCCTATTTCTTCAGGAATGGATCCAGAAAGATGATTAacatgaagaaacaaaaaagacaAGTCTGTCAAGTTTCCCAAGGAAGAAGGTATAGAACCAGTAAGAGAGTTAATACTCAAAGATAGCTTAGTAAGAGACCTTAGGTACCCTATTGTTTCTGGAATAGAACCAGTTAAATGATTGTCAAATAAGCGGATGATCTGAAGTTTGGCTAGTGAGCCGATTTGTGGTGGGATTGAGCCTGAAATGTGATTCATATGCAAGTCAAGATAGACAAGATTAGTTAGATAACCAATCTCAGGTGGGATGGTTCCAAATAAACTGTTCCTGCTAATATTAAGATACTCAAGAAAAGGGAGGGATGAAAACGGAAAAGCACTGAGTGTACCAATGATTCTAGCATTTGTAATATTCAACGTGTTTACCCTACCATTAATGCATATAACTCCATACCAGTCACTGCATGCATCAGAACTCGGTGTCCATGATGCCAATGAGGAATTATTTTGGTTCTTGAAAGTCGCTTTCCATTTAAAGAGGGCAGTTGTTTCCTCAGTGGAAGCAAAAGTAACTGTAAAGAGATATAAAAGAGTGAAAAACTGAAGTAGAGAGGATATTTTGCTGGGaaccatcatcatcatattttgCGTTTCAATGAACTAATTGTAGAGAATTCGTAGGATTTTATATAGTGCATAATATCAAAGATCAAAGCGAAACATGTTTGACTGCCACCAAATGTTGCCAATTCGGCTTCTGTCTCTCTTATTCACACTTATTTGTCTGTCCATATTTATCAGAGGAAGTGTTCTCATTCTCATTGCAAATTTTGGTTGTTCTGTTCTTGtctttttgctttttatttttatgcacGCGTTACATATGTAATTTAGCCAAGGACTTAACGAAGTGGCCAAATAGTTTTGTTGTGTTATCAGCCATGATGCAGACATGTTTGGTTCTGAATCTCATATCTAAATTAGTGGACCAATCCAACAATTATATAACAGAACAATAATTCTAGACTACATTATTATCTCTAATATACTTTGTACTAGATCGAGATGAGTTTAGGTAAAGCTATATGACTACTGAGATTTTATATAGCTGACATCAACAGTTGATTTCTCA
Proteins encoded in this window:
- the LOC101256465 gene encoding DAR GTPase 2, mitochondrial encodes the protein MTLKGSLVQKIGNAIMEVARNKGSTWWYTPHMAAASRAITERVPLVDILLEVRDARIPLSSACELIKHHSPSSRRIIILNKTDLANQIQLKEWLKYFEEQKSLVFGVNSHNKDNIKELLNFLRARVRELSKIGHGDQTITLMLVGIPNVGKSALANSLHQIGRISAAEKGRLKHAIVSPHPGETKNISGLKIASHPSIYVLDTPGVFPAEILDAEVCSNLALTGAIRDCLVGEVDLAEYFLSIFNVSNEYKKWANLSLSGADDCSELERKQKRQYLTDHTQDFIVNKVRRTLFEAVSSFNGNLHDEEIMSRLIKTEFAVLRDAFNLPPDSDDYVHKVAAKLLNLYRTGRLGHYTLDLAPNNN
- the LOC101256166 gene encoding receptor-like protein 9DC3 yields the protein MMMMVPSKISSLLQFFTLLYLFTVTFASTEETTALFKWKATFKNQNNSSLASWTPSSDACSDWYGVICINGRVNTLNITNARIIGTLSAFPFSSLPFLEYLNISRNSLFGTIPPEIGYLTNLVYLDLHMNHISGSIPPQIGSLAKLQIIRLFDNHLTGSIPETIGYLRSLTKLSLSINSLTGSIPSSLGNLTDLSFLFLHVNHLSGSIPEEIGYLRSLTRLDLRNNFLIGSIPTSLGNLKNLQVLLLNDNNLIEEIPPSICNLTSLTILYLSRNNLKGKILQCLGNITTLQLVMMSQNNLSGELPLSICNLKSLQVLNLGRNNLKGAIPQCFGNMSDHLEILDMQHNNLSGTFQSNFSIGRALKSFNLHGNKLEGKIPRSLVNCQRLEVLDLGANLLNDTFPMWLGTLPELQVLSLRSNKLHGPIRTSRFMKNLFPKLRIIDLASNAFTAELPANLFQNFEAMKRVDQTVEDPNNKEGGYYQDSVAVVTKGLELEVDSILSLYVTIDFSNNRFEGRIPSIMGDLIALRVLNLSHNGLQGYIPPSLGNLSSVESLDLSANHLEGEIPNQLTSLTFLEFLNLSHNHLQGCIPTGRQFATFENNSYEGNDGLHGVPVSGGCSRLPKTNNMTELEQESDSTFLSELNWRVVLMGYVCGLIIGFSIAYLMVSARNPDWLCRIAEELEYKILMRRQKNQQGCQKHYIR